One Leptospira bouyouniensis DNA window includes the following coding sequences:
- a CDS encoding sterol desaturase family protein: protein MVALIGIEIFVSYMKGKEFYRLNVLIADVSTGVIFALVGVVILIGALYVYDIVEKNYSLSALGYHFFPLESPFQFSPNFVVNWHAFGAWTFSVVFADFIYYWFHRHCHEINLFWATHVTHHSTQEMNLSVAFRGNGLQRIFEYMYFLAMALLGIPWAMFLLSHRILKVYQFVVHTRFIGKLGFLEEFMVTPSNHRVHHGTQRKYLDRNHGGIFIIWDRMFGSFEWETDEPIYGLTKPVNSFNPITVNLHVFKDMLFQIFKCKSIGDIFKTIFGPPGWKPTYLQTPDDVFKEPAYTEKYDPKPPMGVMVYVALQAAVLMAVGLVIWKVAKINLEQDMTTLAILSAVIIFSLFSIDRTMEMKRWSRRTEVVRNVLFIIAFVLTLVYSNIPNIAMFAIPLIGLSFVSLLWIILKRKTFFDLTNISNTWY, encoded by the coding sequence ATGGTCGCACTGATCGGGATTGAAATTTTTGTTTCTTATATGAAGGGCAAAGAGTTTTACCGTTTGAATGTTCTCATCGCTGATGTGAGCACAGGTGTGATCTTTGCACTTGTTGGAGTGGTCATCCTAATCGGAGCCCTCTATGTCTATGATATTGTCGAAAAGAATTATTCTTTATCTGCCCTTGGTTATCATTTTTTTCCATTAGAAAGTCCCTTCCAGTTTTCACCTAATTTTGTCGTGAATTGGCATGCTTTTGGTGCTTGGACATTTTCTGTGGTATTTGCTGATTTTATCTATTACTGGTTCCATAGACATTGTCATGAAATCAATTTGTTTTGGGCCACACATGTCACCCACCATTCCACACAAGAAATGAACCTTTCTGTCGCTTTCCGCGGGAACGGATTACAAAGGATTTTCGAATACATGTATTTTTTGGCGATGGCACTCCTTGGAATTCCATGGGCGATGTTTTTACTAAGCCACAGGATCTTAAAAGTATACCAATTTGTCGTCCACACTCGTTTTATCGGAAAACTTGGTTTTCTAGAAGAGTTTATGGTGACTCCATCCAACCACAGAGTCCACCACGGAACCCAAAGGAAATACCTCGATCGTAACCATGGTGGTATATTTATTATTTGGGATCGGATGTTTGGATCTTTTGAATGGGAAACCGACGAACCAATTTATGGATTAACAAAACCAGTCAATTCCTTTAACCCGATTACTGTCAACTTACACGTGTTTAAAGATATGCTCTTTCAAATCTTCAAATGTAAGTCGATTGGTGATATTTTTAAAACCATATTTGGGCCTCCGGGTTGGAAACCTACTTACTTACAAACGCCTGATGATGTATTTAAAGAACCAGCATATACGGAAAAGTATGATCCAAAACCACCAATGGGTGTGATGGTATATGTGGCGCTGCAAGCAGCAGTACTCATGGCAGTGGGACTTGTGATTTGGAAAGTAGCTAAAATCAATTTAGAACAAGACATGACAACCCTTGCCATCCTCTCAGCAGTCATTATCTTTAGTTTGTTTTCCATTGATCGGACCATGGAGATGAAACGTTGGTCAAGACGAACCGAAGTGGTGCGTAATGTTCTGTTTATTATTGCTTTTGTTTTGACACTAGTGTATTCCAATATTCCGAATATTGCAATGTTTGCCATCCCTCTCATTGGCCTTTCGTTTGTGTCCTTATTATGGATCATCCTCAAACGAAAGACTTTCTTCGATTTGACTAATATTTCTAATACTTGGTATTAG
- the rlmN gene encoding 23S rRNA (adenine(2503)-C(2))-methyltransferase RlmN — protein sequence MKEEIPVLKGKTKKELEEICVSLGLEKYRAAQIYTGIYKSRYTTIDQFTTLSKEVREKLKAHTLYPEIEIGRDLVSKEDGTRKFTFYVGENKEIEAVWIPSGDGGRKTICISSQIGCTLNCKFCATGLLEYKGNLHTWQILDQVLQVERLVGDRATNIVFMGMGEPMHNYFSVMKAAHILRDKDAFGLGGLRITISTAGVTTGINRFIENKEPFNFAISLNHPNPNARSSVMDVNDKHPLDKLIESAKRFTKELDRAITFEYVMIPDVNMGRDNAERLAKIARSVNKCKINVIPLNTDFTGWRRPTDDEVKEFVMHLKAKTTAPILNRRSPGRDINGACGMLALKGIRSETTK from the coding sequence ATGAAAGAGGAAATACCTGTTCTCAAAGGGAAAACCAAAAAAGAACTAGAAGAGATATGTGTTTCCTTAGGTCTAGAAAAATACCGAGCTGCACAAATTTATACGGGAATTTATAAGAGTCGTTATACGACAATTGATCAGTTCACAACTCTCTCCAAAGAAGTTAGGGAAAAATTAAAAGCACACACCCTATACCCAGAAATTGAAATCGGAAGGGATTTGGTTTCCAAAGAAGATGGAACAAGGAAATTTACCTTCTATGTAGGGGAAAATAAAGAGATCGAAGCCGTATGGATTCCTTCGGGAGATGGTGGTCGAAAAACGATTTGTATCTCCTCTCAAATTGGTTGTACCCTCAATTGTAAATTTTGTGCCACTGGCCTTTTGGAATACAAAGGCAATTTACATACTTGGCAAATCCTAGACCAAGTTTTACAGGTGGAACGCCTCGTTGGGGACCGTGCAACAAACATTGTATTTATGGGAATGGGCGAGCCAATGCACAATTATTTCTCTGTGATGAAGGCAGCTCATATCTTACGAGACAAGGATGCATTTGGACTTGGAGGTCTTCGAATCACCATTTCAACTGCAGGGGTTACCACAGGAATCAATCGATTCATTGAAAACAAAGAACCATTTAATTTTGCAATCTCTCTCAACCACCCAAACCCCAATGCACGTTCTTCTGTTATGGATGTAAATGATAAACACCCTTTGGATAAACTCATTGAGAGTGCCAAACGTTTCACAAAAGAACTGGATCGTGCCATTACCTTTGAATATGTAATGATCCCTGATGTGAATATGGGCAGAGACAATGCGGAAAGGCTCGCAAAAATTGCAAGGTCTGTGAATAAATGTAAGATCAATGTAATCCCGCTGAACACGGATTTTACGGGATGGCGCAGACCCACCGATGATGAAGTCAAAGAATTTGTAATGCATCTCAAAGCAAAAACAACGGCACCCATTCTCAATCGTCGTAGTCCTGGAAGGGATATCAATGGCGCTTGTGGAATGTTAGCTCTGAAAGGAATTCGAAGTGAAACAACAAAATAA
- a CDS encoding Cys-rich protein: MKQQNKWILVLFLALSFYNCQDIVEQKCQLACEKFVSCTEEELKLTLAPDVKRTGRIQCMDGCTTHNSDILQCFDQEPNSCKGFGQCLVQIGTFE, translated from the coding sequence GTGAAACAACAAAATAAGTGGATATTGGTTTTGTTTTTGGCTCTCAGTTTCTACAACTGCCAAGACATTGTAGAACAAAAATGCCAATTAGCATGTGAAAAATTTGTCTCTTGTACAGAAGAGGAACTCAAACTCACGCTCGCACCTGACGTGAAACGAACAGGACGTATCCAATGTATGGATGGTTGTACAACACACAATAGTGATATTTTACAGTGTTTTGACCAAGAACCAAACTCTTGTAAGGGCTTCGGACAATGCCTTGTCCAAATTGGTACTTTTGAATGA
- a CDS encoding ArnT family glycosyltransferase: MKDSLTQSERIFYRILLLLASLPILFTLPLDVIDIDSAQYAGISRELVLSNDFFTLIDNGRRYLDKPILTFWTIATSFFFFGINNIAFRIPAIFLSLLSVYSIYRITILTGGKERQGYLASIAYLLAPGVYAMIVDPKIDVYLTAYLVFTYHFYYLGRKQNPNYFYLMYLMMSMGFITKGPISVVIPAISIGGDILFRRDWKLLLSMRIPTGIFVLISLPALWCYFLYQNFNSYGPVFFLWIQSFGRFYREMYDIKFDPFYFYKSFSWAFFSGLVPMVIYLIFHSYQYVKSLGWKEIIRKIRANEYKEIDFVIPFWVFLFLFLISFSRYPLPQYTYWVLPAAALYFGKIMEESLFKSNVARLRPSFLIAGLVYLVGYFLFPVFVSEVGILYYVFGAIGILFILLSAQLIPLEILVTLVGATLFFSAISLQFYPLLTSFQPSREFGAKIKELEPEDTVLYTFWMSNSKRSYGFYAERNFRNIYDKEKLDKLWSEKPERLMILPSEKLAQLQEMVGAEYQIIPVLEKDSFKVATPTIAFLKKETRNLVTKKISLVWVKKMQGKSSKNSKV, translated from the coding sequence ATGAAAGATTCACTCACTCAATCGGAACGAATTTTTTATCGAATTTTGTTACTATTGGCATCACTCCCAATCCTTTTCACATTACCTTTGGATGTGATTGATATTGATAGTGCACAGTATGCAGGGATCAGCCGTGAATTGGTTTTATCCAATGATTTTTTCACACTTATCGATAATGGAAGAAGGTATTTGGATAAACCCATCTTAACCTTTTGGACGATTGCGACTTCATTTTTCTTTTTTGGGATAAACAACATAGCCTTTCGAATCCCAGCGATTTTTTTAAGTTTGTTATCTGTTTATTCCATTTACCGCATCACAATTTTAACTGGTGGAAAAGAAAGACAAGGTTATCTTGCATCAATTGCATATTTACTCGCTCCTGGTGTGTATGCAATGATTGTGGATCCCAAAATTGATGTGTATCTCACAGCATACTTAGTATTCACCTATCATTTTTATTATTTAGGTAGAAAACAAAATCCAAATTATTTTTACCTGATGTATCTTATGATGTCTATGGGTTTTATCACAAAAGGTCCGATTTCCGTTGTGATTCCTGCGATTTCCATTGGAGGAGATATTTTATTCAGGAGAGATTGGAAACTTTTACTCTCAATGAGAATTCCCACTGGGATCTTTGTCCTCATTTCATTGCCGGCACTTTGGTGTTACTTTTTATACCAAAATTTCAATTCATACGGTCCTGTTTTCTTTTTATGGATCCAATCCTTTGGTCGTTTCTACCGTGAGATGTACGACATTAAGTTTGATCCATTTTATTTTTATAAATCTTTCTCATGGGCATTCTTCAGTGGGCTTGTTCCCATGGTCATCTATCTGATTTTCCATTCTTACCAATATGTAAAGTCACTTGGTTGGAAGGAAATCATAAGGAAGATACGAGCCAATGAATACAAAGAGATCGACTTTGTGATACCATTTTGGGTCTTTCTCTTTTTGTTTCTCATCTCTTTCTCTAGATATCCACTCCCGCAATATACGTATTGGGTATTACCAGCGGCTGCCTTGTATTTTGGCAAAATCATGGAAGAGAGTTTATTTAAATCTAATGTCGCAAGACTGCGGCCATCCTTTCTCATTGCAGGTCTTGTCTACTTAGTGGGTTATTTTTTATTCCCAGTATTTGTTTCTGAAGTGGGAATTTTGTATTATGTATTTGGTGCGATTGGGATTTTATTTATCCTATTATCAGCACAACTCATTCCATTGGAAATCCTTGTCACACTTGTTGGGGCAACTTTGTTTTTTAGTGCCATCAGTTTGCAGTTTTATCCACTGCTCACAAGTTTCCAACCTTCTCGCGAATTCGGCGCTAAAATTAAAGAATTGGAACCAGAAGATACCGTCTTATATACATTTTGGATGTCGAATTCAAAAAGGTCTTATGGGTTTTATGCGGAACGAAATTTTCGCAATATCTATGATAAGGAAAAGTTAGATAAATTGTGGTCTGAAAAACCAGAACGTCTGATGATTTTGCCTTCCGAAAAATTGGCGCAGCTGCAGGAAATGGTCGGTGCCGAATACCAAATCATACCCGTTTTAGAGAAAGATTCCTTTAAAGTAGCGACTCCTACCATCGCTTTCCTCAAAAAAGAGACAAGAAACCTTGTGACGAAGAAAATTTCTTTGGTTTGGGTGAAAAAAATGCAGGGGAAATCTTCTAAAAACTCGAAAGTATAA
- a CDS encoding methyl-accepting chemotaxis protein: MRSLKYILGFYTFLSILVLSTLVTVLILYLNWGLLQNVYRGEMENAGKSAGAELSNYYKSQIRIAELIARQSEIVDSFRSTKSSNATEYLVKIMREANGEYENIFLSIPVQNAKIFAAGIPSSVGYQLEESKTGDHVVVALKKEFMIGSVQASPITGLPVSLLSFPIQDKGIVIGILWIALNLENVSNRMRDGIHVGTNGHVTAITTKGIVFAGPDKSKILKVDLSKIPEARPILEAKDGSYFEYTENGKDYAFLVKRLEEWNTIIGVVLPKSDISSGFYRVATIAIIVVFLITAIVVLGIFLFLRKRLAPLEHSAILLDKMAEGDLSGSVTQTYQDEVGKINQSLERFINSIRMSIEDIHTVVDEIKISSETLNSSTSIFSEMAQGTAATAEEISATTEEVSASMETTSSSTIKQHQNIKEFNEKISELAQGATQIEMETKAALVNTESISKQAKLGGEALNQMNEVISVILDSSAEMKEVIGIIDDISDQTSLLALNAAIEAARAGEAGRGFAIVAEEISKLSERTAHSIQSIEEMIGKNSRELDEGAKGIRETIELFNLIIKDIAKVENVMQRLSETTLSQLDYNKEVDKRSAEVRKESESILLAIEEQKRAMEQISQSVFGINEETMNVANGSDQVANSVMRLTQAANTLREITTRFKIKKD; the protein is encoded by the coding sequence ATGAGAAGTTTAAAGTACATTTTAGGATTCTATACCTTTCTTTCCATTCTTGTATTATCAACGTTAGTCACAGTTCTGATTTTATATTTAAACTGGGGATTATTACAAAATGTATACCGTGGCGAAATGGAAAATGCGGGTAAAAGTGCCGGTGCTGAACTTTCCAATTATTATAAATCACAAATTCGAATTGCGGAATTGATTGCAAGACAGAGTGAGATTGTTGATTCCTTTCGATCGACTAAATCATCCAACGCTACTGAATATCTCGTTAAAATTATGCGAGAAGCAAATGGTGAATATGAAAACATTTTTTTATCTATCCCAGTGCAGAATGCTAAAATTTTTGCTGCAGGAATTCCAAGTTCAGTGGGTTACCAATTGGAAGAATCAAAAACAGGTGATCATGTGGTTGTGGCCTTAAAAAAAGAATTCATGATAGGATCTGTTCAAGCATCACCAATCACAGGTTTACCCGTTAGTTTGTTATCGTTTCCCATCCAAGATAAGGGAATTGTCATTGGAATCTTGTGGATTGCACTCAATCTTGAGAATGTATCCAATAGGATGCGAGACGGAATCCATGTTGGTACAAATGGTCACGTCACAGCCATCACAACGAAAGGAATCGTTTTTGCTGGTCCAGATAAATCAAAAATTTTGAAGGTAGATCTAAGTAAAATACCAGAAGCACGCCCTATCCTCGAAGCTAAGGACGGATCTTATTTCGAATACACAGAGAATGGAAAAGACTATGCATTTTTGGTCAAAAGATTGGAAGAATGGAATACGATCATTGGAGTGGTACTCCCTAAATCAGATATTAGCTCTGGATTCTATCGAGTTGCAACAATTGCAATTATAGTTGTATTTTTAATCACTGCTATCGTTGTACTTGGCATTTTTCTTTTTTTAAGAAAACGTTTGGCACCTTTGGAACATTCTGCAATTTTACTCGATAAAATGGCAGAGGGTGACCTTTCAGGATCGGTTACCCAGACGTATCAAGATGAAGTAGGAAAGATAAACCAATCACTCGAGAGATTCATCAATAGTATCCGGATGTCAATTGAAGATATTCATACTGTCGTTGATGAAATTAAAATTTCTTCTGAAACTTTAAATTCTTCTACCTCTATTTTTTCTGAAATGGCACAAGGAACTGCAGCAACTGCAGAAGAAATCTCAGCTACAACGGAAGAAGTTTCCGCAAGTATGGAAACGACATCGTCTTCTACAATCAAACAACATCAAAACATAAAAGAGTTCAATGAAAAGATAAGTGAGTTAGCACAAGGGGCAACCCAAATCGAAATGGAAACCAAAGCGGCTCTAGTGAATACTGAGAGTATTTCAAAACAGGCAAAATTAGGTGGTGAAGCTCTTAACCAAATGAATGAAGTGATTAGCGTGATTTTAGATTCTTCTGCTGAGATGAAAGAAGTCATTGGAATCATCGACGATATTTCAGATCAAACGAGTTTATTAGCACTAAATGCTGCCATTGAAGCTGCACGGGCGGGTGAAGCAGGTAGGGGTTTTGCCATTGTGGCGGAAGAAATTTCAAAACTTTCAGAAAGGACAGCGCATTCAATCCAGTCCATCGAGGAAATGATCGGTAAAAACAGTCGGGAATTGGATGAAGGGGCCAAAGGGATTCGTGAAACGATTGAGTTATTTAATCTAATCATCAAAGACATCGCAAAAGTTGAGAACGTTATGCAAAGATTATCCGAAACAACGCTTTCACAACTGGACTATAACAAAGAGGTTGACAAACGCTCTGCGGAAGTAAGGAAAGAATCCGAATCCATTTTATTGGCCATTGAAGAGCAAAAAAGAGCCATGGAGCAAATTTCCCAATCAGTCTTTGGTATCAATGAGGAGACAATGAATGTAGCAAATGGTTCAGACCAAGTGGCAAACTCTGTGATGAGGTTAACTCAAGCTGCAAATACCCTGAGAGAGATTACAACAAGGTTCAAAATCAAGAAAGATTAA
- a CDS encoding cytochrome c3 family protein: protein MNIKILKISVPIVAVAALAYLIFSPSRYVGYSPDQPIPFNHKIHAGDNKIDCKYCHTGVENSAHATVPPSSTCMNCHGAGNVAGNQEHVKWLKAQYDSNTPVSWVKVHDQPDFVYFNHSRHVQRGVDCSTCHGNMAEMVKVRQSKSLNMGFCVDCHRENNAPNDCSTCHR, encoded by the coding sequence ATGAATATAAAAATACTCAAGATCTCTGTGCCTATCGTTGCGGTAGCTGCGTTAGCATATTTGATTTTTTCACCTAGCCGTTATGTGGGCTATTCACCCGACCAGCCCATTCCCTTCAACCACAAGATACATGCAGGCGATAATAAAATCGATTGTAAGTATTGCCATACAGGCGTTGAAAATTCGGCCCATGCCACAGTTCCCCCAAGTTCCACTTGTATGAACTGCCATGGAGCAGGTAACGTAGCGGGAAACCAAGAACATGTTAAATGGCTGAAAGCTCAATACGATAGCAACACTCCAGTTTCCTGGGTGAAGGTCCATGACCAACCAGACTTCGTATACTTTAACCACTCAAGACACGTTCAACGTGGCGTTGATTGTTCCACATGTCATGGCAACATGGCAGAGATGGTAAAGGTTAGACAGTCCAAGTCCCTCAATATGGGATTTTGTGTCGATTGCCATAGAGAGAACAATGCTCCTAACGATTGTTCTACGTGCCACAGATAA
- a CDS encoding TAT-variant-translocated molybdopterin oxidoreductase, with translation MKDDSFQKEKKSLWQSYELRGTSREKELQKQEFYKSPDPLIAKIKKGDFDRKTFLKFMGASVVMTTVGCIQKPAEKIVPYVNLTIKNPDNNEVEQYDFVKHGHSYHYASVCGGCSVGCGVLVKAKDGRPLKLEGNPSHPISEGALCASGQASIFDLYDADRAKEPQQVVNGVAKSSDWFVLDKDVKEKLAANKGKTVIVTKPLSSPATKEFVSEFLRSVGGGKHLEVAFASSDDAITIAQEKSYGKAVLPNYHFDKAKVILSIDSDFLNQVNYHNDFSKRRDLQKNSKSMNVFIAAESHPSMTGSNADQRVPLKPGDQRKFALVIAKALSDLGVGGATGVSGINVDTTASELGISKEVVVRTAKALASAKGESLVVSGGSNTLTEDAVDLQIAVNMLNSMLGNDGKTIDAGNPLKEGKSNYAENLKSLAKDLKERKVGVVILFGVNPVYEAPNGDEWKKLLHEAAQVVQVSDRVDETALASNWLAPVSHFLESWGDNESVAGIVAIQQPTIRPLFQSKAFEDMLIGWAGGKLLGSESLYEYLKAKYSKKTNWEDLLRKGVLVTGNPKADKGGRSFRGTIAPLAPSKSGLTVSLYESTAIGTGERANNSQLQELPDPVSKVTWDNYVAISPQYSRSSGIKLNDVVTVTVNGKSFELPALVQPGLHPEAVGIALGYGRTNVGEIGNGVGKNASILAAEVNGSAVYSGLSITLSPTGKKYKLATTQDHHMMSPGVMMGVEWKERPLIISAKLQDYSKNPSAGIPEPEIPKILVDGKLQRAQGANAPSDQPGSQFAYPGYKWGMAVDLTSCSGCGACVVACNIENNVPMVGRDEVRMGREMHWLRIDRYYIGDPEKPESLEIAHQPLMCQHCDNAPCETVCPVAATVHSSEGTNDMVYNRCVGTRYCSNNCPYKVRRFNWLEHWNEHSILGDATPTFKARPPRNLGLNPDVTVRSRGVMEKCNFCASRVAEKKIAAKNEGRTLKDGEVKAACEQTCASGAIVFGNVNDPESKVAKLLKDPRSYKLLEYLNIGPAVNYLTRVRNEV, from the coding sequence ATGAAAGACGATAGTTTCCAAAAAGAAAAAAAGTCACTTTGGCAGTCTTATGAACTTCGCGGTACTTCTCGCGAAAAAGAACTCCAAAAACAAGAGTTCTACAAATCACCAGACCCTTTGATTGCAAAAATCAAAAAAGGTGACTTTGATAGAAAAACATTCCTTAAGTTTATGGGTGCATCAGTTGTGATGACAACTGTTGGTTGTATCCAAAAACCTGCTGAAAAAATTGTTCCATATGTGAACCTCACCATTAAAAATCCAGACAATAACGAAGTAGAACAATACGACTTCGTAAAACATGGACACTCGTATCACTATGCTTCGGTATGTGGTGGATGTTCTGTTGGTTGTGGGGTTTTGGTAAAAGCAAAAGATGGCCGTCCTTTAAAACTGGAAGGTAACCCAAGCCATCCAATTTCTGAAGGTGCATTATGTGCTTCTGGACAAGCTTCTATTTTTGATCTTTATGATGCAGACCGCGCGAAAGAACCACAACAAGTTGTGAATGGTGTCGCTAAATCAAGTGACTGGTTTGTTCTCGATAAAGACGTAAAAGAAAAACTCGCGGCAAACAAAGGAAAGACGGTCATTGTAACCAAACCTCTTTCTTCACCTGCGACCAAAGAATTTGTTTCTGAATTTTTACGATCTGTTGGTGGTGGAAAACACTTAGAAGTGGCGTTTGCTTCTTCTGATGATGCCATCACCATTGCTCAAGAAAAATCATATGGAAAGGCAGTTCTACCAAACTACCACTTTGACAAAGCAAAAGTGATCCTTTCGATCGATAGTGATTTCTTAAACCAAGTCAACTATCACAACGATTTTTCTAAACGAAGAGACTTACAAAAAAACTCTAAATCGATGAATGTTTTCATCGCTGCAGAATCACATCCGTCTATGACAGGATCGAATGCTGACCAAAGAGTTCCATTAAAACCTGGTGACCAAAGAAAGTTTGCCTTAGTGATTGCAAAGGCTCTCTCTGATTTGGGAGTGGGTGGAGCAACGGGTGTTTCTGGAATCAATGTCGATACAACAGCTTCTGAACTTGGAATTTCCAAAGAAGTAGTGGTTCGCACAGCGAAGGCTCTCGCTTCTGCTAAGGGTGAATCCCTTGTGGTTAGTGGTGGTTCCAACACATTAACAGAAGACGCAGTGGATTTACAAATTGCTGTGAACATGTTAAATAGCATGCTCGGTAACGATGGAAAAACGATCGATGCCGGAAATCCTTTGAAAGAAGGAAAATCCAATTACGCTGAAAACTTAAAATCTCTCGCAAAAGACTTAAAAGAAAGAAAAGTCGGAGTGGTGATTCTTTTTGGTGTGAATCCAGTTTACGAAGCACCTAACGGTGATGAGTGGAAAAAGCTACTTCATGAAGCAGCTCAAGTGGTACAAGTTTCTGACCGTGTGGATGAAACTGCTCTTGCTTCCAACTGGCTTGCTCCTGTATCACATTTCCTTGAGTCTTGGGGTGATAATGAATCTGTAGCAGGGATTGTGGCAATCCAACAACCAACCATCCGACCTCTTTTCCAATCCAAAGCATTCGAAGATATGCTCATTGGTTGGGCTGGTGGAAAGTTACTTGGATCTGAGTCCCTTTACGAATACCTCAAAGCAAAATACTCGAAAAAAACCAATTGGGAAGACTTACTTCGCAAAGGTGTTCTTGTTACTGGGAATCCAAAAGCAGACAAAGGTGGTCGTTCTTTCCGTGGAACCATCGCACCACTTGCACCTAGCAAATCTGGTTTAACCGTTTCCCTTTACGAAAGCACAGCAATTGGAACAGGTGAAAGAGCAAACAACTCCCAACTACAAGAACTTCCAGATCCAGTATCCAAAGTAACTTGGGACAATTACGTTGCCATCAGCCCACAATACTCACGTTCGTCGGGGATCAAACTCAATGACGTGGTCACGGTGACTGTAAACGGAAAGTCCTTCGAACTCCCAGCTCTTGTCCAACCAGGACTCCATCCAGAAGCCGTTGGAATTGCTCTTGGTTATGGAAGAACAAACGTGGGTGAGATCGGAAACGGTGTTGGTAAAAATGCAAGTATCCTTGCCGCAGAAGTAAACGGATCAGCAGTATACTCTGGTTTATCCATCACACTTTCCCCAACAGGAAAAAAATACAAACTCGCGACCACACAGGATCACCATATGATGAGCCCTGGTGTGATGATGGGTGTGGAATGGAAAGAAAGACCACTTATCATTTCTGCGAAACTACAAGACTATTCTAAAAATCCAAGTGCAGGGATCCCTGAACCTGAGATCCCAAAAATCTTAGTGGATGGAAAATTACAAAGAGCACAAGGAGCAAACGCTCCTTCTGACCAACCAGGAAGCCAATTTGCATACCCAGGATATAAATGGGGAATGGCAGTGGACCTTACTTCTTGTTCTGGTTGTGGTGCTTGTGTAGTCGCATGTAACATTGAAAACAACGTGCCTATGGTTGGGCGAGACGAAGTAAGAATGGGTCGTGAGATGCATTGGCTTCGAATTGACCGTTACTACATCGGGGATCCTGAAAAACCAGAATCACTTGAAATTGCCCACCAACCACTGATGTGCCAACATTGTGATAACGCTCCTTGTGAGACAGTTTGTCCAGTGGCAGCAACTGTTCACAGTTCGGAAGGAACAAACGACATGGTTTATAACCGTTGCGTGGGAACTCGTTACTGCTCAAACAACTGCCCGTACAAAGTGCGTCGTTTTAACTGGTTAGAACATTGGAATGAACACAGCATTCTCGGTGATGCAACTCCTACCTTCAAAGCTCGTCCTCCAAGAAACTTGGGACTGAACCCAGATGTAACCGTTCGTTCTCGAGGGGTGATGGAAAAATGTAACTTCTGTGCTTCTCGAGTTGCTGAGAAAAAAATCGCAGCGAAAAACGAAGGGCGCACTCTGAAAGATGGGGAAGTGAAAGCCGCTTGTGAACAAACTTGTGCCTCTGGTGCCATTGTGTTCGGTAACGTAAACGATCCTGAATCAAAAGTAGCGAAGCTCTTGAAAGACCCTAGGTCTTACAAACTTCTGGAATACCTAAACATCGGACCTGCTGTCAATTATTTGACCCGAGTTCGAAACGAAGTTTAA